A stretch of the Lolium perenne isolate Kyuss_39 chromosome 3, Kyuss_2.0, whole genome shotgun sequence genome encodes the following:
- the LOC127321146 gene encoding uncharacterized protein → MSEACQLPIGSGRDEAQLPLQQHPELLMAAREGNPARLTRLLGNGPAGSGVVVNIGDADTAMDESARPVDTVGVDVPMDVELNKILHVIASNGDIPDFLESARVVYGMANHLLDACNANGDTPFHYAVRAGMVEIVSELISLARTEGGGERVKAVLGKLNKQGETALHEALRLPYKETVLAMVSRLMAADAELAQVPLADGTSPLYLAVLLGHDDIAERLHQHDEGLSYSGPNGQNALHVAVLRSTSK, encoded by the coding sequence ATGTCTGAAGCATGCCAGTTGCCAATAGGCTCGGGGCGCGACGAGGCACAGTTGCCGTTGCAGCAGCATCCCGAGCTGCTGATGGCCGCTCGGGAGGGCAATCCGGCACGATTAACTCGTCTCCTGGGAAACGGGCCTGCGGGCTCCGGAGTGGTCGTCAACATCGGGGACGCCGACACCGCCATGGACGAGTCAGCGCGTCCTGTGGACACAGTCGGCGTGGACGTCCCCATGGACGTGGAGCTGAACAAAATCCTCCATGTTATTGCGTCCAATGGAGACATCCCCGACTTCCTGGAGAGCGCGAGGGTCGTCTACGGCATGGCCAACCACCTCCTGGACGCATGCAACGCCAACGGCGACACGCCCTTCCATTACGCGGTGAGGGCTGGGATGGTGGAAATTGTCTCGGAGCTCATCAGTCTGGCGAGAACGGAGGGTGGTGGGGAAAGAGTGAAGGCGGTGCTTGGAAAGCTGAACAAGCAAGGGGAGACGGCCCTTCACGAGGCCCTCCGCTTGCCCTACAAGGAGACAGTCCTGGCCATGGTCAGCAGGTTAATGGCGGCGGATGCCGAACTGGCTCAGGTTCCACTTGCAGATGGCACCTCGCCGCTGTACCTGGCCGTCTTGTTGGGGCATGATGATATTGCCGAACGGCTGCATCAACATGACGAGGGGCTCTCTTATTCTGGACCAAATGGACAAAACGCTTTGCATGTTGCTGTTCTCCGGAGCACTAGTAAGTAG